In the Hemitrygon akajei chromosome 7, sHemAka1.3, whole genome shotgun sequence genome, one interval contains:
- the LOC140731020 gene encoding CCN family member 1-like — protein MEAFVYLVLVFSVTAGVKGGCGPECHCPETPPSCAPGISLMTDDCSCCKVCARQFNQDCSAMEPCDHVKGLECHYGSSDGAARGICRAKSEGRPCEFAGNIYQNGENFKPNCKHQCTCIDGVVGCMPLCPQEFSLPAMDCPKPRLVKVPGQCCEEWICDTNHIGEDSGDSTEEAEDSMSYEEIGDQPDSEPLSSKELTDLVRVGLQIEPAWRVQGHGVNSKCLVQTTEWSQCSKTCNIGISTRVTSDNPQCKLMKETRLCQLRPCDLPLNTNLKKGKKCFRMKKAKEAVRFTYAGCTSVRKYKPRWCGSCTDGRCCTPSQTRTIHVRFRCEDGETFSKSMMWTDRCQCHYNCAYQNEISYPYYMLHNDIHKFSE, from the exons GTGAAAGGCGGCTGTGGGCCCGAGTGTCACTGCCCCGAGACCCCTCCGAGCTGTGCGCCGGGCATCAGCCTGATGACCGATGACTGCAGCTGCTGCAAGGTCTGCGCACGGCAGTTCAACCAGGACTGCAGCGCCATGGAACCGTGCGACCACGTCAAGGGCCTCGAGTGTCACTATGGCTCGAGTGATGGCGCAGCACGGGGCATCTGCCGAG CAAAATCCGAAGGGAGGCCTTGTGAATTTGCTGGGAATATCTACCAGAATGGAGAGAACTTTAAGCCCAACTGCAAGCACCAGTGTACTTGTATCGACGGTGTGGTGGGTTGCATGCCACTGTGTCCTCAAGAGTTCAGCCTCCCAGCCATGGACTGCCCCAAGCCTCGGCTGGTCAAGGTGCCAGGCCAGTGCTGTGAGGAATGGATCTGTGACACCAACCACATCGGTGAAGACTCTGGAGACAGCACCGAGGAGGCAGAGGACTCCATGAGTTATGAGGAGATTGGAGACCAGCCAGACTCAGAGCCACTGTCGAGCAAGGAGCTGACCGATCTTGTTCGAGTGGGCTTACAGATAGAACCAG CCTGGAGAGTACAGGGCCACGGCGTGAACTCGAAGTGTCTGGTACAGACCACTGAATGGTCGCAGTGCTCCAAGACGTGCAACATCGGGATCTCCACCAGAGTGACCAGCGACAACCCCCAGTGCAAGCTGATGAAGGAGACGCGCCTTTGCCAGCTCCGCCCCTGTGACCTGCCACTCAACACCAACCTCAAG AAGGGCAAGAAGTGCTTCAGAATGAAGAAGGCCAAGGAGGCTGTGCGGTTCACCTACGCCGGATGCACCAGCGTGCGGAAATACAAGCCGCGCTGGTGCGGCTCCTGCACGGACGGGCGCTGCTGCACCCCGTCGCAGACCCGCACCATCCACGTGCGCTTCCGCTGCGAGGACGGCGAGACTTTCTCCAAGAGCATGATGTGGACGGACCGGTGCCAGTGCCATTACAACTGCGCCTACCAGAACGAGATCTCCTACCCGTACTACATGCTGCACAATGACATCCACAAGTTCTCCGAGTAG